One stretch of Thermanaerosceptrum fracticalcis DNA includes these proteins:
- a CDS encoding DUF6691 family protein: MIEIIIALIVGSIWGYILYKAMVCDHGCIIGGLSLKNLTMLLVIMTSVVTTALIIYPLSAVGIVKLIPKPTYVLGNVLGGAILGIGMALAGYCPGTAIASLGSGKIDALVTIMGGLAGAVLYAVMFPVLKPYLVDPLSYGKITLPDLLAVKMGIPTLLSAFILIGLFIVAIVYMAKLQGKLIHAPLDKVSKKGETLSKRLVGTNQ; encoded by the coding sequence ATGATTGAAATAATCATCGCCCTAATAGTGGGAAGTATCTGGGGTTACATTTTATACAAAGCCATGGTATGTGACCACGGCTGTATTATCGGAGGCCTTTCTTTGAAGAATCTGACTATGCTGCTGGTCATCATGACCTCAGTAGTAACAACGGCACTTATCATTTATCCACTAAGTGCAGTAGGTATTGTTAAGCTTATACCTAAACCTACCTATGTTTTAGGTAATGTCTTAGGTGGGGCTATCTTGGGGATAGGAATGGCTCTTGCCGGCTACTGTCCCGGCACCGCAATTGCTAGTTTAGGTTCCGGTAAGATAGATGCATTGGTAACAATTATGGGAGGTTTAGCGGGGGCAGTATTATATGCTGTTATGTTCCCTGTGCTTAAACCTTATCTGGTTGATCCTCTTTCTTACGGCAAGATTACCTTACCAGATCTATTGGCTGTAAAAATGGGGATCCCCACACTGCTTTCTGCATTTATCCTGATTGGATTATTTATTGTAGCTATTGTTTATATGGCCAAATTACAAGGTAAACTCATTCATGCCCCCCTGGATAAAGTAAGTAAAAAAGGAGAAACTTTATCTAAACGATTGGTAGGAACTAATCAATAG
- a CDS encoding DDE-type integrase/transposase/recombinase — translation MIKRWHMYSKIQVMKSEGFKQRKVAKMLQIHRNTVKKYWDMTPDEFQETILEPAKKSSLEQHKELIISWLRTYREITAAQIYDWLKEKYNPTLAENSVRRYVRMLRIDYNIKPEGDDRNYEAVLDPPMGLQMQVDIGTISVENVRTRRYQKLYCIGFVLSTSRYKYGVWFSKPPDAMDMVNAIKCCFEWMGGKPKELVFDQDRLIAVDENYGDILYTKEFEAFRQNEKLNIYLCRKGDPPSKGRIEAVVKFFKYNFARYRQYSEQWIWDEEFEKWLHRTGNAKKHSITKKIPAEVFEIERGYLTPVSYKIENPDSNILLRKIRKDNTVMYEGSRYTVPTGSFGVYEDVQLQIQEDELLIYAGFCDILLARHKICLEKGKLIQNNNHIRNKNIKIAGMKEALKARFLDPATAEKYLDRIHAGKKRYVRDQFQLIEKTISQYSSEAVDAALQYCLTNELNSAVDFRDAVIHFSQGIKETENKPVPSDIHTTNNSSLSSLKVAKRNLQDMINCLKGGAGTWLN, via the coding sequence ATGATTAAGAGGTGGCACATGTACAGTAAAATTCAGGTAATGAAAAGTGAAGGTTTTAAACAACGTAAGGTGGCAAAAATGCTACAGATTCATCGTAATACTGTTAAGAAATACTGGGATATGACACCTGATGAGTTTCAGGAGACAATCCTCGAACCGGCTAAGAAATCCAGCCTTGAGCAACACAAAGAGTTGATTATCTCATGGTTGCGGACTTATCGTGAAATAACCGCTGCCCAAATTTATGATTGGTTAAAAGAAAAGTACAACCCGACTCTGGCAGAAAACAGTGTCAGAAGATATGTCCGAATGTTACGGATAGATTACAATATCAAGCCGGAAGGTGATGACCGCAACTATGAAGCAGTCCTGGATCCTCCGATGGGATTGCAGATGCAGGTTGATATTGGGACCATATCAGTCGAAAATGTTCGGACAAGGCGATATCAGAAACTTTACTGTATTGGGTTTGTGCTTTCAACTTCAAGATATAAGTACGGGGTATGGTTTTCAAAACCACCGGATGCTATGGATATGGTAAACGCCATTAAATGCTGTTTTGAATGGATGGGCGGCAAGCCTAAAGAACTGGTATTTGACCAGGACAGGCTGATTGCAGTGGATGAAAATTATGGCGATATACTTTATACAAAAGAGTTTGAAGCGTTCAGACAAAACGAGAAGCTGAATATCTACCTCTGCCGGAAAGGCGATCCGCCAAGTAAGGGCCGGATTGAAGCTGTGGTAAAATTCTTTAAGTACAATTTCGCAAGATATCGGCAATATTCCGAACAATGGATATGGGATGAGGAATTTGAAAAATGGCTTCACAGAACCGGTAACGCCAAAAAACACTCAATTACAAAGAAAATACCGGCTGAGGTGTTTGAAATAGAACGTGGCTACCTCACTCCGGTATCATACAAAATAGAAAATCCTGATAGTAATATATTACTGCGAAAAATCAGAAAAGACAACACCGTCATGTATGAGGGCAGCAGATATACCGTACCCACCGGAAGTTTTGGAGTTTATGAAGATGTCCAATTGCAGATTCAGGAAGATGAACTGCTTATATATGCCGGTTTTTGCGATATACTGCTGGCCAGGCACAAGATATGCTTGGAAAAGGGTAAATTAATCCAAAACAACAATCATATCAGAAACAAGAACATTAAGATTGCCGGCATGAAAGAGGCTTTAAAAGCCAGATTTTTAGACCCTGCTACAGCTGAAAAGTATCTTGACCGGATACATGCAGGGAAGAAAAGATATGTCAGGGATCAGTTCCAGTTAATCGAAAAGACCATCAGTCAATACAGCAGCGAGGCTGTGGACGCGGCCCTTCAGTATTGCCTGACAAATGAACTTAACAGTGCGGTTGATTTTCGGGATGCGGTCATCCATTTTAGCCAGGGCATAAAGGAAACAGAGAACAAGCCGGTCCCCTCGGATATTCATACCACAAACAATTCAAGCTTATCCAGCCTTAAAGTGGCCAAAAGAAATCTGCAGGATATGATCAACTGCCTGAAAGGGGGCGCCGGAACATGGCTGAATTAA
- a CDS encoding Lin0512 family protein: MMGRKRFIIEIGSGADLHGEDVTKAAQRAVKDAISRSCLCGLSDIFGISDPNEMYIEARIGCPYPERLDKEEVIKMIPFGSVNLEVVPGGLTVPGLKLPMLGEGEQIVIVVAALTVFIDI, from the coding sequence ATGATGGGGCGCAAGCGATTCATTATCGAAATAGGCAGTGGTGCTGATCTCCATGGAGAAGATGTCACCAAGGCAGCGCAGAGAGCTGTAAAAGATGCCATATCCCGGAGCTGCCTGTGTGGCCTCTCGGATATTTTTGGCATCAGTGATCCTAACGAGATGTATATTGAGGCAAGAATCGGCTGTCCATATCCCGAAAGACTGGACAAAGAAGAAGTGATTAAAATGATACCTTTTGGCTCTGTTAACTTGGAAGTGGTGCCTGGGGGCTTAACAGTACCCGGATTAAAACTCCCCATGCTGGGGGAGGGTGAGCAAATTGTGATAGTGGTAGCGGCCCTTA
- a CDS encoding sigma-54-dependent Fis family transcriptional regulator encodes MKLQSNSQVSPYNTQSIYDKLIVDSWNRSYAAKVDQADGCCNNVLTAQDIKQVLDNNYELMQIAKPLMENMYEVIKNSGFILVLTDESGRIIESFGDREIIYDAKKLNFIQGASWLENEVGTNAIGTALVIGKSIQITGAKHYCRKHHTWTCSAAPIYNKNGQIMGVINISGHASSEHPHTLGMVTSLAKTITVQFTIKQMNQDLLASHNKLAKVFDKISDGLIEIDKNNRIININPVVRNILGKSEHEIMGRCVAEILDANLLFNDNSKNDKYINESILKNEVLGDKYLILGEQIFDRSGKKNGGLIILKKLNETRKLVNSFSNEINLFNFEDVIGNSDLMTEAKRKASLAAESMVNVILQGESGTGKELFAQSIHSKSWRRKGPFIAINCGAIPRDLIVSELFGYDEGAFTGARKGGKPGKFEEANGGTLFLDEIGELPLEQQVALLRVLQERKVSRLGSHKLIPLDVRIICATNKNLVEEVAKGKFRQDLYYRLNVLCINIPPLRSRREDIVPLFQHFLKKHEDQLGKKFMFEPEVLRCLERYDWPGNVRELQNIVERMVCLAQDGIISLSGLPAEMIPGQGTELQPESLFTNRFDHISHNREERKLMAAENERREIIFLLNKNGGNVSLTARDMGVSRNTIYRKMRAYGIKN; translated from the coding sequence ATGAAATTACAATCCAATTCACAAGTATCGCCCTACAATACACAATCTATTTACGATAAGCTAATCGTTGATTCATGGAATAGGAGTTATGCGGCTAAAGTTGATCAAGCTGATGGTTGTTGTAACAATGTCTTGACTGCTCAGGATATCAAACAAGTTTTGGATAATAATTATGAGTTGATGCAAATAGCAAAACCACTTATGGAGAATATGTATGAGGTCATTAAGAATTCCGGTTTTATACTGGTATTAACTGATGAAAGTGGCCGTATAATTGAAAGTTTTGGAGACAGGGAAATTATTTATGATGCAAAGAAACTCAATTTTATACAAGGGGCCAGTTGGCTGGAAAATGAAGTAGGCACCAATGCCATCGGCACGGCATTGGTTATAGGGAAATCTATTCAGATTACAGGGGCAAAACATTACTGTAGAAAACATCATACATGGACCTGTTCTGCTGCGCCTATTTATAATAAAAACGGTCAAATTATGGGTGTAATAAATATTTCGGGGCATGCAAGCAGTGAACATCCCCATACCTTAGGGATGGTTACATCTCTGGCCAAAACAATTACTGTCCAATTTACTATTAAGCAAATGAACCAGGACTTATTGGCATCTCATAATAAATTAGCCAAAGTGTTTGATAAAATTTCTGATGGCTTGATAGAGATAGATAAAAATAACCGTATTATTAATATAAATCCTGTTGTAAGGAATATTTTGGGAAAGTCTGAACATGAAATAATGGGCAGGTGTGTTGCCGAAATTTTGGATGCTAATTTATTGTTTAATGATAACTCGAAAAATGATAAATATATAAACGAATCCATCCTGAAAAACGAAGTTTTGGGAGATAAATACCTAATTCTTGGTGAACAAATATTTGACAGAAGTGGTAAGAAAAACGGCGGATTAATTATTTTAAAAAAATTAAATGAGACCAGAAAATTGGTTAATAGTTTTAGCAATGAAATAAATTTATTTAATTTCGAAGATGTAATTGGCAACAGTGATCTCATGACGGAAGCTAAACGCAAGGCATCCCTGGCTGCCGAAAGTATGGTCAATGTGATACTACAGGGTGAGAGCGGTACTGGGAAGGAACTCTTTGCCCAATCTATTCATAGTAAAAGTTGGCGGAGAAAAGGTCCATTTATTGCTATAAACTGCGGTGCCATACCAAGGGATTTGATTGTCAGTGAATTATTTGGCTACGATGAGGGAGCTTTTACTGGTGCAAGAAAAGGGGGAAAACCCGGCAAATTTGAAGAGGCCAACGGGGGGACTCTTTTCCTGGATGAAATCGGAGAATTGCCTCTTGAACAGCAGGTGGCACTGTTGAGAGTTCTTCAGGAAAGAAAAGTCAGCCGCCTTGGGAGTCACAAGTTAATACCATTGGATGTTCGTATTATTTGTGCAACAAATAAAAATCTTGTGGAAGAAGTAGCAAAAGGAAAATTCAGACAGGATCTTTACTATCGCCTCAATGTTTTATGCATTAATATTCCACCCCTTAGGAGCCGCCGGGAAGATATTGTGCCGCTCTTTCAACACTTTTTAAAGAAACACGAAGATCAGTTGGGGAAAAAATTTATGTTTGAACCGGAAGTTTTAAGATGTTTGGAGCGTTATGACTGGCCCGGAAATGTCCGGGAATTACAAAATATCGTTGAAAGGATGGTCTGTTTGGCTCAGGATGGCATTATCAGTCTATCCGGACTGCCTGCGGAAATGATACCTGGACAGGGGACAGAATTACAACCGGAATCTTTGTTCACTAACAGGTTTGATCACATTTCCCACAACAGAGAGGAGAGAAAACTTATGGCTGCGGAAAATGAGCGGCGGGAAATCATCTTCCTTTTAAATAAAAACGGGGGTAATGTCAGCCTTACCGCCAGAGATATGGGGGTATCACGGAATACCATATACCGTAAAATGCGTGCATATGGGATAAAAAACTAA
- a CDS encoding YeeE/YedE thiosulfate transporter family protein, whose amino-acid sequence MSKGWHWLKAGMLMGILNAVLLIFYGKLLGASTAYVSVIGGLLRYVTPSFVAQNPYFKQTPLGMTFEVALLLGVVLGAHLAFRSNNHVKEEFSSVWFQRFGPNKTKRYIFAFFGGVLLIFGARLAGGCTSGHVLSGWSQLSVSSLLFGLGMFAAGLPTARLLFRRQKLS is encoded by the coding sequence ATGTCAAAAGGTTGGCATTGGTTAAAAGCAGGTATGTTAATGGGTATCTTAAACGCGGTTTTATTAATTTTTTATGGTAAACTGTTGGGGGCATCAACGGCATATGTCAGTGTAATAGGAGGACTCTTGCGTTATGTAACACCAAGTTTTGTGGCCCAAAATCCCTATTTTAAGCAGACTCCTCTTGGAATGACATTTGAAGTTGCCCTACTCCTTGGTGTTGTATTGGGGGCACACTTAGCCTTTAGAAGTAACAATCATGTTAAAGAAGAATTTTCTTCTGTTTGGTTCCAACGCTTTGGCCCTAACAAGACCAAAAGGTATATTTTTGCCTTTTTCGGGGGTGTGCTCTTAATTTTCGGAGCACGCCTAGCAGGTGGCTGTACTTCAGGGCATGTATTAAGCGGTTGGTCTCAACTGTCAGTTAGCAGCTTATTGTTTGGTTTGGGTATGTTTGCAGCCGGCCTTCCTACAGCGAGGTTATTATTTAGAAGGCAGAAGCTGAGTTAA
- a CDS encoding FMN-binding glutamate synthase family protein, producing MTKNNDWLRKLLFSTPLGILGALGTIWLGRRAIKKVSNSFIQRLMVDSYSENLWEFVSASRKVGLQTIVETNLRAQKGKMINRPLGSPKTFPNLDGIMFNCAQLHRLPTDEGTDIDTRVVIGPSAKKPLKIEMPIIISGMAYGLALSAKAKIALAKGSTIAGTATNTGEGAFLPAERKAAAKLILQYNRGKWSKSEKILKQADMIEIHLGQGARAGVGHKIEDKQINWKIKRMLGLRWGERAIIHANFPGIKEPNYLYHLVKYLREVTEGVPIGVKLAASKYIEEDLEIALEAGIDVIALDGSEAATKGTAPVLQDDFGLPTLFALTRATNYFQKHGLKDKVSLIMAGGLATPGNFLKAIALGADAVYIGSIALFAMSHTQVLKSIPWEPPTGVVFYKGKFQHKLNVNKGAKNLANFLEACNEEIKEAVRALGKTSIHQVDKSDLFALDPFTAEVADIPLGFKEINFYLDKQWSIIH from the coding sequence ATGACTAAAAATAATGATTGGCTCAGAAAATTATTATTTTCCACCCCTTTAGGCATTTTAGGTGCATTAGGTACTATTTGGCTTGGTAGAAGGGCGATTAAAAAAGTCAGTAATAGTTTTATTCAAAGATTAATGGTGGACTCTTATTCTGAAAATTTATGGGAATTTGTTTCTGCATCCCGGAAAGTTGGGCTCCAAACCATTGTCGAGACTAATCTCAGGGCCCAGAAAGGTAAAATGATTAATCGCCCTTTAGGAAGTCCTAAAACATTTCCCAATTTAGATGGTATTATGTTTAATTGTGCCCAATTACACAGGTTACCAACTGATGAAGGAACCGACATAGACACCAGGGTGGTTATCGGCCCCAGTGCTAAAAAACCTTTAAAAATAGAAATGCCCATTATTATTTCAGGCATGGCCTATGGTCTGGCCTTGTCGGCAAAAGCCAAAATAGCATTGGCCAAAGGAAGTACAATAGCCGGTACAGCTACGAATACCGGTGAAGGCGCTTTTTTACCTGCGGAAAGAAAAGCGGCAGCCAAGCTTATTCTCCAATATAACAGGGGTAAATGGAGTAAATCTGAAAAAATTTTAAAACAAGCTGATATGATTGAGATTCATCTTGGACAGGGAGCAAGGGCTGGAGTAGGTCACAAGATTGAAGATAAACAAATTAATTGGAAAATTAAAAGAATGCTGGGTTTGCGTTGGGGCGAGCGGGCAATAATTCATGCTAATTTTCCCGGAATCAAAGAACCAAACTATTTATATCACTTAGTAAAATATTTAAGGGAGGTCACCGAAGGTGTTCCTATAGGCGTAAAATTAGCAGCAAGTAAATACATAGAGGAAGATTTAGAAATTGCCTTAGAAGCAGGAATTGATGTTATTGCACTTGATGGTAGTGAAGCAGCCACTAAAGGCACAGCCCCTGTACTACAGGACGACTTCGGTTTACCTACCTTATTTGCTTTAACTAGAGCCACCAATTATTTTCAAAAACATGGACTTAAAGATAAAGTTAGTTTAATTATGGCAGGAGGCCTAGCGACACCGGGTAATTTTCTTAAGGCTATAGCCCTGGGGGCGGATGCCGTATATATTGGCAGTATTGCTTTATTTGCCATGAGTCATACCCAAGTCTTAAAATCCATACCTTGGGAACCTCCTACAGGAGTAGTTTTTTACAAAGGCAAGTTTCAACATAAACTAAATGTAAATAAGGGAGCAAAAAACTTAGCTAATTTTCTTGAAGCCTGTAATGAAGAAATAAAAGAAGCAGTCAGAGCCCTGGGGAAAACCAGCATCCACCAAGTTGATAAAAGTGATTTGTTCGCCTTAGACCCCTTCACGGCCGAGGTCGCTGACATTCCCCTGGGTTTTAAGGAGATTAATTTTTACTTAGATAAACAATGGTCCATAATACACTAA
- a CDS encoding dicarboxylate/amino acid:cation symporter — translation MKLTTKIFIGLLLGVIVGLVFSSSTAFINTWIKPFGILFINLIKMIIVPIVFASLIVGSASVGDVRKLSRMGGKTLSYYLVTTALAVTIGLIIANIINPGMGLTLPANAKYAGKEAMPISQVLLDIFPTNPVKALVDANMLQIIVFAIFGGIGITLVGERGKPVLSFFDGFAEIMYKITAIIMEFAPYGVFALITPVVAANGPKVLLPLAAVITAVYLACILHAVIVYSIVVKMLAGMSPFKFFKGFSPAMLIAFSTCSSSATLPVSMKSVEENLGVSKEVSSFVMPLGATINMDGTAIYQGVCAVFVAQVFGMDLTIGQMFTVILTATLASIGTAGVPGAGLIMLTMVLQSIGLPLEGIALIAGIDRILDMIRTTVNVTGDASAAVIINRSESKYLSQVEKVTA, via the coding sequence GTGAAATTAACTACAAAAATTTTTATCGGTCTCCTTCTTGGTGTAATAGTGGGGCTTGTTTTCAGCAGTTCAACAGCATTTATCAATACCTGGATTAAACCCTTTGGTATCCTTTTCATTAATCTGATTAAGATGATCATTGTACCTATTGTCTTTGCTTCTTTAATTGTAGGATCTGCTTCAGTAGGAGATGTTAGAAAGCTAAGCAGGATGGGCGGCAAGACCTTAAGTTATTATCTGGTTACCACTGCCCTGGCTGTTACTATCGGTTTAATCATTGCCAACATTATTAATCCCGGCATGGGCTTAACCCTTCCAGCCAACGCTAAATACGCCGGGAAGGAAGCTATGCCCATATCCCAGGTGCTGCTGGACATCTTTCCCACTAATCCCGTCAAAGCCCTGGTAGATGCTAATATGCTGCAGATCATCGTATTTGCAATCTTTGGTGGCATTGGTATTACCCTCGTGGGGGAAAGGGGCAAGCCGGTGTTAAGTTTCTTCGACGGTTTTGCCGAAATAATGTACAAGATTACAGCCATAATCATGGAATTTGCTCCTTACGGCGTGTTTGCATTGATCACGCCCGTGGTGGCCGCTAACGGACCCAAGGTACTGCTCCCGCTGGCTGCAGTAATTACCGCTGTTTATCTGGCATGTATCTTGCATGCTGTAATTGTTTATTCAATTGTTGTGAAAATGCTGGCAGGCATGAGCCCCTTTAAGTTTTTTAAGGGTTTCTCGCCGGCTATGCTGATAGCCTTTTCTACATGCAGTAGTTCTGCTACCTTGCCTGTTTCCATGAAGTCCGTTGAAGAGAATCTTGGCGTCAGCAAGGAAGTTTCCAGTTTTGTCATGCCTTTGGGTGCGACTATTAACATGGATGGGACGGCCATTTACCAGGGTGTGTGTGCAGTCTTTGTAGCCCAGGTCTTTGGTATGGACCTGACTATTGGCCAGATGTTCACCGTTATCCTAACAGCAACCCTTGCTTCTATAGGTACAGCAGGAGTACCCGGGGCAGGTCTGATCATGTTAACCATGGTTCTTCAGTCTATCGGCTTGCCCCTGGAAGGGATTGCTCTTATTGCCGGAATTGACAGGATCCTGGATATGATCAGGACCACTGTCAATGTGACGGGCGACGCCAGTGCGGCTGTCATTATTAACCGCAGTGAAAGCAAGTACTTGAGCCAGGTCGAGAAGGTAACCGCTTAA
- the istB gene encoding IS21-like element helper ATPase IstB, producing MAELTVVASKLKQLNLIEASHSLETVVAEAALANKTPLDVLDKLLNLEIDGRNAKGKAKRLKAACFPYVEGLDSFDFNRKGFTGISKAHIKQLAELAWLEKAYNIMFLGPTGLGKTRLSIGLGLKAVEAGYHVSFISLDELMRILKTSEISPRAARRVKAIKNSDLVILDEVGFLPISKQDANKLYELVNLLYLKTSIILTSNKSFEEWSEFIGDSMITAAILDRLAHQCEIFTLDGPSYRLENRRTIFGN from the coding sequence ATGGCTGAATTAACTGTTGTGGCGTCCAAGCTGAAACAACTGAACCTTATCGAAGCTTCCCACAGTCTCGAGACGGTTGTTGCGGAGGCGGCCTTGGCCAACAAGACACCGCTTGATGTATTGGATAAGTTATTAAACCTTGAAATTGACGGCAGAAACGCCAAAGGAAAAGCAAAAAGGCTGAAAGCTGCTTGTTTCCCCTATGTAGAAGGATTAGACAGCTTTGATTTTAACCGTAAGGGTTTTACAGGGATAAGCAAAGCTCACATCAAACAACTGGCTGAATTGGCCTGGCTGGAGAAGGCTTATAACATCATGTTCCTGGGTCCTACCGGGCTCGGCAAAACGAGGCTTTCAATCGGACTCGGGTTGAAGGCGGTAGAGGCCGGATATCACGTATCATTCATCAGTCTTGACGAGTTGATGCGGATTCTAAAGACTTCGGAAATCAGCCCTAGGGCCGCAAGAAGGGTCAAGGCCATAAAGAACAGTGATCTGGTCATCCTGGACGAGGTGGGCTTCTTGCCCATCTCTAAACAGGACGCGAACAAGCTATATGAATTAGTGAATTTACTGTATCTAAAAACATCTATCATCTTGACCAGTAACAAAAGCTTCGAGGAATGGAGTGAGTTCATAGGTGACAGTATGATAACCGCCGCAATCCTCGACCGTCTGGCCCACCAGTGTGAGATATTTACCCTGGATGGCCCAAGCTACAGACTAGAAAATCGAAGAACCATTTTTGGAAATTAA
- a CDS encoding LysR family transcriptional regulator, with product MDTRLLKTFLLVAQLQNITQAAEKLNFSQPTITAQIQNLEEIFGVLLFERQGKKLIITEAGNELYKYAEHMLAIYNEAQMALASYRKKSAALTLGVSTHIINYLLPPILKKYQSRVPDGSVCVRLFMSTKETLNGLLENQFYIGLVHDKISHEQFEQFKITTEEVIWAGHHDLLAKHKSSNCISDYPFINYTTDTVFRSKFNNLFKEVGCNSTIEYSDTQAVKQAVLNGLGISILPFSLIKEEIADGTLVQITNTPPLFLDIYVLFKRNAVFSPSIYKFLEILSELPTADSKLKAFIDSKKFKKSN from the coding sequence ATGGATACTCGCCTGCTAAAAACGTTTTTACTGGTTGCTCAACTGCAAAACATAACTCAGGCTGCAGAAAAGCTGAATTTTTCCCAACCAACTATTACGGCTCAAATACAAAACCTGGAAGAAATATTCGGAGTTTTATTGTTTGAAAGACAGGGCAAGAAGTTAATCATTACCGAAGCCGGGAACGAGCTATATAAATATGCCGAACACATGCTGGCCATATATAATGAAGCTCAGATGGCCTTGGCAAGTTACCGGAAAAAAAGCGCTGCTCTTACTTTAGGCGTATCCACCCATATTATTAACTATCTCCTCCCGCCAATTCTCAAGAAATACCAGAGCCGTGTACCTGATGGAAGTGTATGTGTCCGTCTCTTCATGAGTACTAAAGAGACGCTCAACGGGCTGCTGGAAAACCAGTTTTATATTGGCCTGGTCCATGATAAAATATCCCACGAACAATTTGAGCAATTCAAAATTACTACGGAAGAAGTTATCTGGGCCGGGCATCATGATCTTTTGGCAAAACATAAATCCTCAAACTGCATCAGTGATTATCCATTTATAAACTATACAACGGATACAGTTTTTCGCAGCAAGTTTAACAATCTCTTTAAGGAAGTTGGCTGTAATTCAACAATTGAATACAGTGATACACAGGCCGTCAAACAAGCAGTATTAAATGGCCTCGGAATATCTATTTTACCTTTTTCTCTCATTAAAGAAGAAATTGCGGATGGTACACTTGTCCAGATAACAAACACACCACCATTATTCCTGGATATATATGTTTTATTTAAGAGAAACGCAGTCTTCTCACCATCTATATATAAGTTTTTAGAAATTCTTTCAGAATTGCCGACCGCAGACAGTAAATTAAAAGCATTTATCGATTCTAAAAAATTTAAAAAAAGTAATTGA
- a CDS encoding aspartate/glutamate racemase family protein, with protein sequence MSEKIIGILGGMGPEATANFFLKIIKATPVEKDQDHLRIIIDSNPKIPDRTSAILGHGPSPVETMVRTGKNLASLGVNIGAIPCITAHYFFDEVQKELPFPLVNALEELNKRIKTSYPHVEKIGVLATTGTVKSKLYDKHLSSYTIIYPDDSSQEKIMKAIYGINGIKNGNTGIYPKCLLVQAGFELIERGSQALIAGCTEIPLVLKPEDFPVPLLDPMEVLAESIVNMAKQSQH encoded by the coding sequence ATGAGCGAAAAAATAATCGGTATTTTAGGCGGTATGGGGCCTGAAGCTACTGCAAATTTCTTTTTAAAGATTATCAAAGCCACTCCAGTTGAAAAAGACCAGGATCACTTGAGGATTATCATTGATTCAAACCCCAAAATTCCAGATAGAACATCAGCCATATTAGGCCACGGACCCAGCCCTGTGGAAACAATGGTTAGAACTGGTAAAAATCTGGCCTCATTAGGGGTTAACATAGGGGCAATACCCTGTATAACCGCACATTATTTCTTCGATGAAGTGCAAAAAGAATTGCCGTTTCCTCTAGTCAATGCCCTGGAAGAACTGAATAAAAGAATTAAAACATCTTATCCTCACGTGGAAAAAATCGGAGTCCTCGCCACTACTGGTACTGTAAAATCCAAATTGTACGACAAACATCTCTCATCTTACACGATTATTTACCCTGATGATTCTAGCCAGGAAAAGATCATGAAAGCTATTTATGGTATCAATGGCATCAAAAATGGCAATACAGGCATTTATCCCAAATGCTTACTGGTACAGGCCGGATTTGAATTAATCGAAAGAGGGAGTCAAGCTCTAATAGCTGGTTGTACAGAAATCCCCCTGGTTTTAAAGCCAGAGGATTTTCCCGTACCGCTGCTGGATCCCATGGAAGTTTTAGCTGAGTCCATAGTAAACATGGCGAAACAAAGCCAGCATTAA